The sequence AGCTATTAAAGAAGCACAAATTAACTCAGCTAAGAAACAAAAAATAGAGTTATCACAAGAAGCTGAAAATCGCATTGTGCAATTAGAGCGGAAAATCAAATTAGAAATGGCAAATGACGCAGAAGTTGGGTTGCTGAAATCATGGGAAATTTACACAGTCAAGCTTGATGATGTAAATCCAGAATTAGCGCCAGACATTGAGTGGCCACAAAAACCCGAGTGATCACTCCGCTTTCAAATACTGCACCGAGCTCCCATCTGGCAACTTCTTACTTCTCTCACGATAAAACGCTAGTCGTTCATTAAAGTACGCTCTCAAATGTGCTGGCTGTTGTCGTTCAACTTCGGACGCGACACCTGAAGCTACTAAATCGACATTAATCTTGTCTTTTTCTTCTTGAGTTAAGTTTGCGAGGTTCATAGTAGATCCAGTTAGTTTTTGGAGAGTTTGGAGAGTATAGCAGGGTG comes from Proteus vulgaris and encodes:
- a CDS encoding DNA polymerase III subunit theta yields the protein MNLANLTQEEKDKINVDLVASGVASEVERQQPAHLRAYFNERLAFYRERSKKLPDGSSVQYLKAE